The nucleotide sequence CTGTGAGGGGTTATATTCCAGAGAATAGTATTTTGAAAAATAGTGGTAAAATTGTAGAGAGAAAATAAAGTCAAGAAACCAGAATATCGTATTATTTCAAAAGTGAATTTTACTGTGTTTTAATTCGTATTTTTCTTCAAATCCGTCACACTGGTAAGTTATGACGAAATAAAGCTTGTTCATGTGTTTAGCATGAATAAGCTTTATTTTTGTAACTTGAAAAAATTACAGGTAAGAATTTTCGTAAAGCACGCTTTACATTTACCATATTTTGATATATAATTCTTATGTAAGGTTAACTTTACATAAGAAGAGGTGTTGATATGAAAAATCGTATAAAAGAATTAAGAGAGAGAAGAAACTTAACACAAGAAGATTTAGCAAAATTATTAGAAACTTCAAGACAAACTATAATATCACTAGAAAAAGGAAAATATAATCCCTCTATTATACTCGCTTACAAAATATCAAAAGTATTTAATAAAATAATTGAAGAAATATTTATTTTTGAATAGGAGGTCTATTGAAATGGAAAATAAAAAGAAAACTGATTCTATAATTATAGGGGCTGGAATATTTGCAATATATTTTATAGGTGAAGGAATTTTCGGGTTTATTACTAAAAAGAATGGTTATTGGGTTCCGCTTGTTATAGGTATCCTATCATTTTTGTACCTTATATATTTATTGAAGAGAACAAAAAGTAATTTAAACGAAAGGTATGAAGATGAAAGAAAGAAATT is from Clostridium estertheticum and encodes:
- a CDS encoding helix-turn-helix transcriptional regulator, with the protein product MKNRIKELRERRNLTQEDLAKLLETSRQTIISLEKGKYNPSIILAYKISKVFNKIIEEIFIFE
- a CDS encoding DUF2178 domain-containing protein yields the protein MENKKKTDSIIIGAGIFAIYFIGEGIFGFITKKNGYWVPLVIGILSFLYLIYLLKRTKSNLNERYEDERKKFISEKSSSVSYSILFAVILIYSELINANKIIINTYDSLMIIMGIALIIKPIAFLICKYKY